Proteins co-encoded in one Streptomyces sp. NBC_01283 genomic window:
- a CDS encoding DUF1348 family protein yields MAARPPVPPFTLRTAAEKVRLAEDGWNSRDPEKVSLAYGKDSRWRNRAEFVTGRDAIVAFLSRKWRRELDYRLIKELWAHDGNRIAVRFAYEWRDDSGQWYRSYGNENWEFDDDGLMRVRHASINDLRIEESDRKYHWPLGRRPDDHPGLSDLGL; encoded by the coding sequence ATGGCCGCACGACCCCCAGTACCGCCGTTCACCCTGCGGACAGCGGCCGAGAAGGTCCGCCTCGCCGAGGACGGCTGGAACTCCCGCGATCCCGAGAAGGTGTCCCTCGCCTACGGCAAGGACTCCCGCTGGCGTAACCGCGCGGAGTTCGTCACGGGGCGCGACGCCATCGTCGCCTTCCTCTCCCGCAAGTGGCGCCGGGAGCTCGACTACCGCCTCATCAAGGAGCTGTGGGCACACGACGGCAACCGCATCGCGGTGCGCTTCGCCTACGAATGGCGGGACGACTCCGGCCAGTGGTACCGCTCGTACGGCAACGAGAACTGGGAGTTCGACGACGACGGCCTGATGCGTGTCCGGCACGCGTCCATCAACGACCTGCGCATCGAGGAGTCCGACCGCAAGTACCACTGGCCGCTCGGCCGCCGCCCCGACGACCACCCCGGCCTCAGCGACCTGGGCCTCTGA
- a CDS encoding TetR/AcrR family transcriptional regulator: MDRAEAEVRLLDAAEELFYARGIQAVGMDQVRAASGVSLKRLYQLYPSKSELVVACLERRDLRWRTRLAEHVEGEPGGPERVLAVYDWLYEWFSEPDFRGCAFINSFGELGAVEPAVADTVRAHKSAFHAYMAGLVAAAGESGQTVGPLVLLAEGAMTAAAISGSPEPARQARQGAAQLLAAR; encoded by the coding sequence ATGGACCGCGCTGAAGCGGAAGTCAGACTCCTCGACGCCGCCGAGGAGCTCTTCTACGCGCGCGGCATCCAGGCCGTGGGCATGGACCAGGTGCGAGCGGCCTCGGGCGTCTCGCTCAAGCGGCTGTACCAGCTCTACCCCTCGAAGTCGGAGCTGGTCGTCGCCTGTCTCGAACGCCGCGACCTGCGCTGGCGGACCCGGCTCGCCGAGCATGTGGAGGGTGAGCCGGGCGGGCCGGAGCGGGTCCTCGCGGTCTACGACTGGCTCTACGAGTGGTTCTCCGAGCCGGACTTCCGGGGCTGCGCCTTCATCAACTCCTTCGGTGAACTCGGGGCCGTGGAACCGGCGGTGGCCGACACTGTCCGCGCCCACAAGAGCGCCTTCCATGCGTACATGGCGGGACTTGTGGCAGCCGCGGGTGAATCGGGGCAGACTGTCGGCCCGTTGGTCCTGCTCGCGGAGGGGGCCATGACCGCGGCCGCCATATCGGGCTCACCCGAGCCGGCGCGCCAAGCCCGGCAGGGCGCGGCTCAGTTGCTGGCCGCGCGGTAA
- a CDS encoding nitroreductase/quinone reductase family protein, whose amino-acid sequence MAKTYRVGFGTRLINGVFRAMTRRGMGKGYRYILTVRGRKSGRLFSTPVDVMSAGGERWVVGAYGVSNWVLNARAAGEIELSRGGTSETVRVVELGPEESVPVLRQYWREVPVTRPYFDVTGDSTDEEFAAESVRHPVFRLV is encoded by the coding sequence ATGGCGAAGACGTACCGCGTCGGTTTCGGCACGCGTCTGATCAACGGCGTGTTCCGGGCCATGACCCGGCGAGGGATGGGCAAGGGCTACCGGTACATACTGACCGTGCGCGGCAGGAAGTCGGGCCGCCTGTTCTCCACGCCGGTCGACGTGATGTCGGCCGGGGGCGAGCGCTGGGTCGTCGGCGCCTACGGGGTGAGCAACTGGGTGCTCAACGCCCGTGCGGCCGGTGAGATCGAACTCAGCAGGGGCGGCACGTCGGAGACCGTGCGCGTGGTCGAGCTCGGCCCCGAGGAAAGCGTCCCCGTGCTGCGTCAGTACTGGCGCGAAGTGCCCGTCACCCGCCCCTACTTCGACGTGACGGGCGACTCGACGGACGAGGAGTTCGCCGCCGAGTCGGTACGTCATCCGGTGTTCCGTCTGGTCTAG